tatggagagaaaacaggcATTCATTTTAGATAGGTGTTCTGGGCCAACATGTTCTTTTGTCTGCCTCTGTACACAATATTAATTAAACTTGGCAAGACCAACAGTTGGATGGACAATTGAAAGAATTCAGGTGACTGGCTCAGTTCATATGACTGCCACTTTTTTCATAATCAATGGCTGCTGTGCTCACCAACTTTCTCAACATATATTTATTATACATTTGTGCACAATTATAAACTCTATATActgtagtatagtatataagtatactcttttgatcccgtgagggaaacttggtccctgcatttatcccaatccgtgaattagtgaaacacactcagcacacagtgaggtgaagcacacacttaatcctgacgcagtgagctacctgctacagcggcgctcggggagcagtgaagggttaggtgccttgctcaagggcacttcagccattcctatgatcggggttcgaaccggcaaccctccgattacaagtccgaagcgctaaccagtaggccacggctgccacatATCTATTATATCATGTTCCAAAAAATCTGCCATTTACCTTAACGAGATTTGTGTCAGAATGACTTGGCTATTTAAACTTTTAGGTAAAACTACTCAAATTCTTAATGCTCACATGAATAAGTAGGTCTAGTTTTCATAGCACTAGATCTGCCCTACTTTTGTTTCTGAAATTTCCTGAGTTTCCTGAATGCATttcctcatcctctccttcctctgttTGACACGGAGCACAGAGCTTTCATGTTAGATCACATTTAAAAAGCGTATGGATTTCTTTTTGATTGATATTAGCCATCATTGAGCAAACAAAAGTCCAGAGTTGCTTTCCATTGTGTAGCATGTTCTGAACAGCAACCAGAAAGTATATACTCATTTAAGGGTCACTTGGAGGAGCATGAGACTAAAGATATTTCCACCAGACGTGCAACTATCATTCACTGATCGTTCCACCATAAGTGTAACTGCCATTTAACCATCAGCCCTTTTGAATTTAGAGGTAACAAAAGTCATCATTTAGAACATGTTATAGTGTCTCACCCAGTACCAGCAGTCTGGctgtgtctgctggctggccaTCATTATCCCCAGGGATCTTCACTGCACATTGGAAAACTCTGTTGTCTTGCATGGTGACACGAGAGAAGGACAGTGATGATATTCTAGCAGCTACATCATTTGTCATGGTAACTCTGCCCTCATATTCAGAAGTGATGTCTATCTGGTTACCAGGGTGGTAAAAAGTTCCAATTGTTATCTGTATATGTGCAAGAAAAGCATGGAATGTAAAAGGAATGAAGTCCAACAGATCTTCCTGATTCCCATTAAAAGGGAATCAGTGTAACAAAGAGACAATTCAAGTATTTGGGAGAAAGCTTTGTGATGTGAACATATATGCCATATAACGCTTGTACAGTGTCACCTGTGGCTCTGTTGGGTCATCCGCATCAGCTGTCCAGGAGATTATAACAGTGGGACTGTTTGGTTTTTTGGTCTGGAAGATGCATCTCATGGTGACCGGATCATCCCTAGCAACCTCATACTCTGGCTGCTGAAACTCTACATTAATCCCCAAGATGACTGAGAGAGCTTAACAAAAATAAAGAAGTAACATTAACATTTGACTAACTAAATGATAAAACCATTGCACCTTTGGTGTTAATCTCATGCCCTAGCCTTGTGATGTGCCAAAAAATACATCCCATCTGTATCATGTTGACATGAAAATGGATCATTTTTGAAGAATTGTGTTGCCTACAAGATTTCCCTACGTTGAGGACATCAGTATAAGCCTTTCTGGAAGCCAAGACTCCCTCCATTGTGTGATAATTATATATCACATTCCTGTGAATGTCCATTTTAATTGGAAGTCATTAGGTGCAAAACCGAAGGCAACTGAATTCTAAAATAAAATGATTTTGCAATATTGCAGAAATGACAATGGATTTGTAACACAAGTAGGCTGATCAGGCATACCAAGCAAATCTTAGCATGTGTAGTGTAATGACATCAACGGCTGATATACCTGACCTACACCTATATAACGGGAGTAAACGGGAACACCTGCGACCTTGCAACACTTGAAAGACATTTTGCCAAAAGTGACATGCAATTGCCAGCAGAAAGACGTTGAAAAGTCTTTTGAATACTCTCTGTCTTCATTCTTTcagatgtttttcttttcaccAAGGTGATTCATTGCACCAACACATTACACATTTGCATTTTTCAAAGTGCAGGAAGTAAAGTTCACTGCATGAGCAAGCATGACCCCTATTCACAGCAACAGGTTACTGAATAGTATACGATTAGTTTGCATTCAGTTATCACCTTGAGCAAAAAGAGACTTATTTCAAGTTAAGGACACGCTGTGTTTTTTCACTCAATTAAATATTTGCTATTTTATAGCAAAGTCACTCTGTGAAATTAACTTCATAGAGAGCTTCAAGACAAAATATGCTGTTGTAATATCCAAAGAACTGCAACTATTTCTCAAAAGAGAAAATGCTAACTCCATATTAATACAATAGTTGAATATGATATCAGTTAGAAAATGGTCTAACATTAGGGGTGACAACCTAAACTGATTAAAGTTAactgaataaatgaaaaaagtAAAAACTCTTACCTGAGAGTATGTAAAGTCCAAATGTTACCTTTTGCCCAGTACCCATTCTCGTCTGTATTTAATTATGCCAAACAATTTCCACCTAATAAAGCAAagtttttacttttttacttttaaaaccaAGACTATCACTGTCTTTCACTGGACTGTGCACTGGCACTAGCCACACCTTGCCAGGTAAGACTTCATGCCAATGATGGTCAAATATGGACTTTGCCCTCCACACTGacacctccctctccatctgtgTATcagaacaggaactgaaaaCTGTTATCAGttcaaaatatgttttattgTAGACTACTGTGTTAATATTAAGAGTTGTAGCCTATGCACTCCCCGTTGCTGCCATGTATGCAAAGACATGCAAGGAACGGACAGGCCTAGATTAAGTAGATTTACTTCTACACACGTTTTATTCTGCTataataataaacattgtaggttgtttaaaaaaaaaaaaacacattgggAAAGGGGATTCATTGTCGGGGTGGGTTTGATGTCCCTGCAACTAGGGCCTACGGTGCTGAAACAAATGTGGATTATATGTAAATTAGGTCTCAGTTAAGTAGCATTGTGATACCTGTGAAACTTCACAGATGGGTGCAGGGCTTTTATGAGAAACACCTGAGCAAATCAAATGTGCTCAAGCAGTGGCCATTTCTCtggctttatttatttatttatttatttttattaaccCGTTCAGAGAATACTTGTAGTATACAGTAACAGTAGTTGATTTGTCTGATTTTTGAAAGCTGATATTTTCAAAAGGATATCAATAATCTGTTTAAACCTTGCCTGCCAGGTGCCCCAGCTCAGGTGCAGTTACGCCACATGAACATATGGAACAAACAATACTATAGCTTAAACACACAATTAGGCTAACCTGATGGTAGCCTGGTAGATCATCCTATCTAATCAAGATCCCATAGGGCGTGTTCATTCAAAAAGCTGATTATTAATAGCGAAAATTAGGTTGCCCATTAGCCTAGTTTACCCTACTGATTAACTGTGATTTGTGAGTCTTTGTATGTATGCTCTCCAAATCACTAGAGGGCAATAGTGAAGAGGAAGTGACATCTATGCATCACAACCATACCAGTGCGCAGGTGCGCAGTAGGCTACGTATTCGTGTTTGGCTATTCTAAGGTCACCAAGCTCAACAAGAGAAGGTTTGATATATTTTCCTGTATTacaataatatttattttcagAACAGCTGTTTTATTGAAATGCACTGTGGTCATTGTTTGCAGCTATTAATGGATGGATGACTATTCTGCCTAATGTCTGCTTGTTAGTGAGGTCAGAATGCTAGCCGGCTAGCCATAGCAGATGATGTTAGCAGAGATACGGTAACTTCACAGCTGGCTAACTTCAAAGACATGCCAGATAGTGTGAGATGGCTAGGTTAAACATAAGTCATGTCAACATTAAATATTTCACTACCATAACATTTTGCCAGTCTACTGTGCCATTCGTCTGTGGTgtgggtcattccatgtcaaatcagatagAATCCAGGACTGGTTGCTGCGGCACCTTTTCAGATTTTGCTCAGAGTTTGTTTACATAATGTTTAGCCTAGGTCCCAAAACTAAGACCAGTAAGATATATTTTGTTAAATTCCAACATTTTTACacccttgatttttttttttttccataattGTTAATCTCTCAAAAATGTCTTATCTTGGAAACTTGAAAcacatgttctcagtatgactggaccaGTAACAGTTTGTAGTGCATGCCCTAGAACTAAGTGCAAGTACtggtgtagcctagaaatctagacgcacgtCAGGCTAAAAACTGGTGATATTCAGGATCAAAATACTGATTGATGTCATGTGGATACAAAAAAATAGTTACTTAATCTTGTGCCAATATTTGAGGTCTCTGTAGCAAATGCACGTGAAATATTCGGCCAAGGATAAAATGAGGTGTGATTGCATTTGTCTTGGCAGTTTTtctaaaaatatttttattttttataattgTGTTTATTTACTTTTCAGAGATTACATTGGAGTTCCAATATGCATATCAACAGTATATTAGATCTTTACCATCATAATCTCAATTACAGTACAACAAATCAATCACACAATACAATATGGCTTCCACCCACATAGGctataccaaagtccttttaggcaaatcCCTCCACTTCGGCGGCCATATTTCAACGtttttttgggcactcatcgggcatcctgttcggcagaaatgcgcgtgcgcaaggcttcacgacaccaatcttgctccagcggcgagttcacaacacatgattggcacgatgtcttcacatcacaccatatgattggctcaatgtattcacatgtcgacgttttgccgcggaaggggtgtgatatgcgtagacaactgccatattggcgttacaaactagccccatgcatttctatggaggaatttttgagtgctgtgtctcctcattagaaagtctctggctataCATACAGCATTCATCTACACCCATATCCACATACCCTCTAACTACCCCAGtaccccccccaaccaccacccccacatACCCACACCTAACATAGACAAAACATCCAcattcaccctcacacacagttGGCAGTTTTGATGGGACTAAAATGGTGTGTGGGGTAGCTAGtgcaaaaataaatactaaaaAACATATAAAATACCATTTCCGATTCGTGCAACAAAAATATTGTCCGTGAATTTACGTGTTCATGTACCGAAAAttaaccgaaccgtgacttctaAACAGAGGTAAACACCGAACCGTGATTTTTATGTACCATTACACCCCTACTATCTATTTATCCATTGTACAACATTGGCACTTTGTTCACTAAATGTGCATACATTGAGCTACTTCCACATAGATTTTTATGTGCCTTCTAGCTACTCCACATACCATTTTAAATCTTTGATGGGGGGTCACGCTTCTCCAAATCTTGATTCGATTTCATATTCGAATCAAGTCAGGATTCGATTTTCAAACTTTTTTCAattatattactattaatgcaatttttttttttttttttttttttttacctttttgtctTATTTCCTTGTTTTGgggatttttattttgaaactgcATATTTTAAAACAAGCCTACAGCGAACAGACCAGACATTAAACATAGACGTGAACATGAAATGACACAAAACTATAATTTCATTTTAtaagttgagtaggctaagttagtgtTAACTGACGTGAATGAAAGACAAAATAGCATACTTCCATACCGGAGATTTCAGAGTGGCAAGTTCGgttcatgtttgtttttttttttgtttttttttttgttttttttttgcagcttGAAGTTAGAGGACAGAACCCGCCACAgttcaacgtgtgtgtgttttgttttttggtctCTTGGCATGCATGCTGGATGTGActttgggggtgtggctgcattgTCAATTCTACATTTGATTTCGACGTTCAAGATATAATTTTGATCGATTTTTGACTTAAGAccgaaatcgtgacacccctacttCAAGCCCATTGTATGTGGAAAGCTGAAATATTGACAGATTATTAAAATATTGCATTTAATAGGGGAAAAAAGATTGATGCCAAATATGTACAAAAACAAGTTTATACTACCATGCCATGCAAACTGTTaatcatactgagaacatgCTTGTCTTCCATCCTACAGAGTTTGGGCTGGCTATGAATAATGCTTTTCatgatattaatgcccaaacattgcttcccagattaaaaaaaaaaaaatcgggcTGTAAAACTGAAGTAATATCAATGGCTGAAAAAAAGAGGAACTAGGATTTAAACAGAAATTACATGGAATGACCCATGTCTCAACAAAGTAGATGTAGGATGACTGCTTAGCTGAGTTGTGCCAGTGTGTTGGAGGTAATGTTAAAGCTAGTCTTATGCTCTGGTGAGCACTTTTTCCAAGATAACTGTACAGTTCTGTTCTGGTATACTGGTCATGCTTAAAAAATAATTCTCGACAACTGTGATTTAGGTGTTACAAAGCATAGGTCTAATATGGAACTGATGTTGTATTGGTTTCTATCCCAGTGAAATGATTCGTTTTGTTTATCCCCTGCACTTTCACATGTTCACATCAAACTTTTTTTGACAGGTATGGGTGGGGATCACGGCCACAGCAAAGTGGCCCTGCCAGACTACAAGATCTGGAAATGGGAGGGAACGCCACTTGCAGACACACAGCAGAGGCTTGCTCGGAGGGGATTGCGGGACCCATGGATGCGGTAGGGAGCCAGACCAGCCTTTGCATAGAACTATTGTCATTATCACAAATGTATTATTGTAAATTTGTTGCTTGTTTTGAATTGACAACTTGGAAGATAGCCCATCATTGGCCAAATAGTGGAGAGAATTGGTAAATGAGTCTCTGAATTAGCTGTGCCTCTCGATGACTATAGACTTAAGAAAttccctgactgcacctttaaactaaactaaaccaaaAAGTTCAACTATAATTCAACTCTAACTGTGTTGTATTCCCTCTATGGATTATAAGTGGTCTGTGGAAGTGAATGTTTAAATGCTAAAATATGTATTGCAGGAATGAAGCTTGGAGATACACAGGATCATTTGGTGTTCCAGTTACCTTTAAAGATGTCCTTGCCCGTGGGTTCAAGAAAGGATTCCTTGCTTTTGCTGTGTGCCTGGCAGTGGAGTATGCTTTTTTCCCTCCCAAGAAATCAGAGCACTGATTCATGTTTGGAAGTAAAAGCTGGACTTTGGCGGCATCTATCACTGTATGTGATCATAATGGTGTTAACCAAGATGTGTACTTTTTGTCTTTCCCATGAATATTCCTTGGATGTTGTAATTAGATTGTATGGTCATGTTTAACTACATGcattaataaaataatataaaaatgtCATTTGCAGTTTTTAGTCATCACTTCTAGGTGATTTAATTTCAGTGGCTACAATTGCAATAGCATCCTAAACCTTGTGAGAAGGGTGGTACAAACAGCATCAAGTATATTCGATGCCTTACTGAAAAAAGTTATCCTTGCTTTGTGTTTTCAACAACTGATGAGGTTTTCACCTCAATTTCTAGGCTTACCACTTTCATGTTTTGGGTTGAATCAGGGAGCAACTGTTCAGCATTACTAAGGATGTTGTTGGATGCAGTTtactgcatttaaaaaaaaaaaaatcatggcaTAGGACAGTATCAGAAAAGTGAAGGCTACTGAACAAAAATATACGCTAGTTTCACTGAGCATTTTCAATTTCCCATTTTACATGAGTTGAAGTAAAAGATCTAAAGCTTACACAGCAAAGGTTTATTTTTTCACAAATACGGTAAAACCATCATTAGTGAGCACTTCTGTACATTTAGTTCACAGGCAACCACTGTGGTGGAAATCCCTGCTATAAGTATGCTAGTTGCCCACCTCAAAACTTTGAACAAACACTCATTTTTGCTCCAGTCGGTTCAGTTAACCTGGACAGTTTTGTTCGGTTTACCTGGACTGTTTTGTTACCTATGTTGCCTGACTCTGCTCTACCTATCTGGGTCTGACCCTGATATTCTTGTGGACTTACTTTTCAAGACATGCAATGGTGTCATTGAAGTCTAATTTGTATTTGCTCAGCTACACCCAAGTCAGTCATAAGTTCTGCAGAGTACTCCAGTAATGCAACAATTGTATAGGCTAATTTAGATCTTTCATATAGCCTAATATTTTAGATAAAATAGAGAGCTGGTAGTGGCTGGTTGTCATTGTGACTGCTACTGAAGGTCTTAACAACTCGGGTTAAGATGTTAGTCCTTATGATTAAGCAACCCAGATATCAAATAATATCAAATAATTTGATAAAAATGTTGAGGTATACTCTTGtgatacttgaatttccccttggggatcaataaagtatctatctatctatatacttGAGCAGTCAACTTGGTGAAATTTGCCAGTTCCTTTTACACTAATATTATGTATTCTTCGCAAGCATCATCAGGCATTGGGAATGAAGCAACACACAGTTTATTAGGGAAAACTGCAACAATTCTATTATTTTCACTATAGGCCAAGGCCTATTTTTAACACACTACTCAAAAACATCAGGCTGCGGCTTTCGGGTGAAATTTAAGGATGAACTTAAAATCCACCAGCCTAACCTTTCTAAACTTTTGAATGCgcatgtccaacagttcaatgtttcagtaggctaggctactttctgtaCTGGACATTAAATTTCACCCCTacctttttgtgagtagcacaAATAGCCTTCAATGTAGAAGTAATGACAGGAAGAGCCGACTCTCAATTTGTTTGTAGGCCTACGAAGTGCAATGGAATTTTTCTCGAAACCTCATCACTTCACTTTATAGCTTATTAGTTGCCTTATGACTTCACTTTACATGAGTTTCCTTTCATGAGAACTCATTTCCCTTGCTGGGGGATTCCTCGGGGGAAGTGAAATTGCGTCATGGGTAGCCTCCCTCAGATGttatgacaaaatatgctctcTTTAGGCTACTGTCCGATCATTTCGGGTTGAGTAGGCTAGGACTAAGGTAGGCTATCTTACATGGCTTTGGATCACAACAGGTATAATGACCGCACAGTTATCTCTAACTATTAAGCAAATTGCTGAAAGTCTTAGTTTTGCGGAGCGTAAGACATTACTATACTTATCCGGAGTGGAGGACGTCAATTTCGCATCAGCAGATATCAGAAACGTACTGAGTTGCGTGACAAATGTAGTGGATATGGATGTATTTTTGATGGAACTCATGTTCAGGATGAGACGTTTCGACATATTAAAGAAAGTACTACGAGCCAGCAGGACAGAAGTTGACGAAATACTGAGAACTGTACAGTTCGTCTCAGACTACAGGTAGGCTACTGTCACGTAGGCCATTCATTCAATAGCTAGTTGCCATTTAATGTTAGCCTGTaggccaggggtctcaaactcaaatgagctgggggccaattctgccaacgtcatctgattggagggccggctatttctgaaaatgcaatgttctttttttcaaataccacacaaaactgcaaacagaaagtgcaagtgtttttatctagttttagacacctgtgctagcaaccttagcttataaataaaataatgataaaataaatattaatacaaattataaaataaatgaaaaacataaaaaacaggtatgtgtgtgtgtttcacaccaaatacaaatatttcctctcataacttttttaaacctggcaaactaggcatcagggttaagaaagcaacaccattggatttttatatcaaaatttaaaaggccatggcttgaaagtggtcagagataaagttatactgtaaatgtaaaaatctttgagtaaaacaaaagtttatgaagggggtaaatttacccatctaatttgtcactggatgatggcaagcacctcaaattatgcacctttcagtaaatactggatgaacatatgtaagcaggtttactttccttttttcatattacccacataacaaattaacagaaaaacacctaagatgtataccaacacctaagatgttgtggtttagtaatagattactacaatataggcctacaataaagtattctggtcaaacagttcctatcgcgggtaatctgcagtacccagaagttcgcatcatattgcgggtgactttgtagttctttagagccctatttctactagccctgctgtctgtaccacatccattacggacactatcatcacgattaccactgcaacctccaagctatgttgggcagagggtcgaaaccagcatggtatgcttagtggacaccgttgtatacacgcacctccattcacagacgcaccgtgactatcactgtcatagacgatcgatcataatctccaaaaggatattctccttcagaattagaataggtgaataagcttacctaagacttcatcacacgtgaacgtttttcaacatttggtgtaggcctggctatttctgcttaatttctgcttcaatttctgcaacactatggcctgcatcgcttccgcgtcattacaaatgcacgtctttgtgtttctcgcgtgtaatacaagtatttcctgaaaactttgcgcagcgattttgggtttgaatcaagctctagatgtcttgcacatagtggagcagagtaggggatctatcgtctattttaatcagtatcgttgtttgtcgcaattaatagcctcaagggccggattacattattattttgtcatacgtcgcgggccggaattgggcaggacgcgggccgggtgtttgagacccctgccgtAGGCCATAgacagcgattttgggtttgaatcaagctctagatgtcttgcacatagtggagcagagtaggggatctatcgtctattttaatcagtatcgttgtttgtcgcaattaatagcctcaagggccggattacattattattttgtcatacgtcgcgggccggaattgggcaggacgcgggccgggtgtttgagacccctgctgtagGCCATAGACATCAGATCTATAAACGACACTCTCGTCACAGGTTTAACACGTGTCAAGCATAGCCTAAACCTACAAAATATGAAGCTATTATAAGCCTAGTGTGTCTGATTCCAATTTCATTTCAGAGTGCTTATGGTTGATCTAAGTGACAATATTGGAGCAGAGGATTTGCGCTCCATAGGATTTCTGCTCAGTAG
The sequence above is a segment of the Alosa sapidissima isolate fAloSap1 chromosome 2, fAloSap1.pri, whole genome shotgun sequence genome. Coding sequences within it:
- the ndufb3 gene encoding NADH dehydrogenase [ubiquinone] 1 beta subcomplex subunit 3; the encoded protein is MGGDHGHSKVALPDYKIWKWEGTPLADTQQRLARRGLRDPWMRNEAWRYTGSFGVPVTFKDVLARGFKKGFLAFAVCLAVEYAFFPPKKSEH